ACCGACGATTTGTCCCGCATGCTGCAAAGCATCAGCGACCCATACCCCGCATTCATTTACGCCGTCGACGCATCCGGCCGGCTCGTCATTCACAGCGCGGTCCGTTCCGATCTGATGAGCTGATATACTCCGTCAAAGGAATCATCGCAGACAAAGTGAAGGCCAGCGGAGCGACGGAAGGATATTTGCAGGAGACGATTTCCGGCAAAAGCTACCAAATCGTCTACACATCGTCCCGGGTGAACGATTGGACGTACATCAGCGCGGTGCCGACCGCCTTTATCACGGAAAAAGCGAACAAATTCCGCCAGTTCACGCTGATCGCCGCAGCCGTCTGCCTGGCCGTCGGCGTGGTCATCTCTTATTTTTTGACCGACCGCATTTACAGACCGATCAACAACATCGTCGCCTATTTGAACCTGTTCGAACGGAGGAAAGAAGAAGGCGCAAGCGGACGGAAAGAGGATGAGCTCGGCTTCATCGACCGGATCATCAACTACGTTTACTACGAAAATCATCACTTGAAGGACGAATTTGAGAAAAACCTGCCCGCACTGCAGACGAAGTTTCTGTACGATTTGCTGGAAGGCCGGGTAACGGACGATAAAATGGACGAGGCTGCGGAGAAGCTTCATCTGCCTTTCGCCTCCCGCGCGTTTCAGATCATCGTGTTCGAAACCGTCGATTTTTCCGTCGATGAAAAAATCAGTCCGTTTGACCATGACATTTTGGGCATGATCGATGATATGGCCAACGAGTTCGATGCAGCTCATTTTTCCGTCAAATCGCTCAAGAAGAGAAGCAACAAAATCGTCTCGGTCGTTGGTCTCGATTCGCAGAATCCGAAACCGGAGCTGGTCGGCGATTTTATCCGCAAAGTGACGTCCTGCTTCGAGCGGGAGTACGGCCGCACGTTTACGGTCGGCGTCGGCAAAGTGTACGGTAGGGCTGAGGACGTTCCTTTCTCCTACGTGGACGCGCTTTCCGCGCTGCAATATAAAATGGTCAAGGGGCAAGGGTCCGTCATTTACGTAGACGAAGTGCGCAATCTTCCCGAGCGTTCGTTTGTCTACTCGCTCGACCTGGAGAAGCGGATCATGGGTGCGGTAAAAACCGGCAATACGGACGCTCTAACCGAACTGCTTCGCACGCTGTGGGGAGATAATCTGGAGGCCGGCGAGCCGACTCCGGAAATCGTTCACCATCTGTTCCACGCGCTGGCGGGGACGGCCATTCGCACCATTTATGAAATCGGTTCCACTTCGGAGGAAATATTCGGCCGATCGTTCAGCCTGTACCGGGAGCTTGATCGGCTGCCCGGCATGCGGAGAAAAAAGACTGCATCGGGAATGCGTTCCTCACGATCTGCGAATGGATCCAGAGCAAGAAACACGGACAGTACAGTCAATTGCTTGCCAAGATCGAAGTTTATGTGGGGAGCCATTACCATCAAGATATTTCCCTCACGGTTCTCGGAGATGCAATTGGGCTTTCCTCCTCTTATTTAAGCAGCATCTTCAAAGATATTACCGGCATGAGCTTCGTCGATTACATCAATTCGAAGCGGATCGAACAGGCCAAACTGCTGCTCGGGAGCACGAGCCTTTCCGTGGCCGACATATCCGATCGGGTCGGATTTGCGAGCTCCAACACTTTTATTCGCGTGTTCAAACGCCACGAAGGCATCACGCCGGGACAATTTCGTCAATGGAGCGAGACCGGCTCGTAAGGCCGGGCGGGTCGTCCGAAATGCTCCAGCAGCTTGCTGCGCAGCACTTGGGACGGGGTATTCAGCACCCGGTCTCTATGGCGGATCAGTCCGTGTGTCAGCCGGACCCGCTGCTGCTGCGACAGCGGAAGCGGCAGACGGACCACCGTGCCTTCGGCCAGCTCCCGCTCCACGGCGATCTCGGGAACGAAGGCGACGCCAAGCCCGCACGAAACCATTTGGCGAATCAGCTCCATGCTGGGGAACTCCGCCAGCCGGGCATCCGCACGCATCCCCATCTCGGCCAGCAGCTTGTTCCCGTCGGTTTGGTATACGCAGCGCTGGCCGAAGCCGATCACCTGCACCCCGTCCAGCATCTCCCACCCTTTAGTGAGGATCAGCTCAGCCAGCTGTTTGGAAGCGACCATCGCCATATCCTCCTCGATGAGCGGCTCGAAGACCAGATCGTCCCGGCCCGGATCCTTCGGCACGATGCCGAAATCGACCGCATGAGACAGCACCTGCTCGACGGTATCCCCCTGAAAGCCGGTTTCCAGCAGCAGCCTCACCTCGGGATATTCCGCAAAAAAAGGCCGCAAAAACCCGGACAGCCGCGTGACGCAAAACGATTCCAGCGCACGCACCCGCACGGTGCCACGCGGCTGATCCAGGCTGCCCATCGCCTCCTCCAGCGATTGCCCGAGCCGGACAAATTGGCGGGCGAATACCGCCAGTTTCTGGCCGGCATCCGTCAGCTGCACGCCCCGGGGCAGACGATGAAACAGCTTCTGTTTGCAGCTTTGCTCAAGCAGCTGAATTTGCGAGGTGACGGTCGACTGCACGTATCCGAGCTTTTCCGCGGCGCGGCTGAAGCTCCCCTCCTCCATCACGGTCAAAAAAGTGATCAGAAACCGCCCTTCCAGCATCTCTAACATATGACTTGCTCCTCCTCATAATAGGTATCGGTAATTTCGATATATCACATCGTATATTTTCGTTTTTCGAATCGGTAATTCCATGATAGCATAACACTCAAGCCGGATACACGATTTTATGAAGAATGGAGAGATAGGATGGAGAAATTCAGAGTCCGGCAATCGCCGGGAGAAGCGGAAAAGAGGAAGATGGACCATGTACCACGCCGGTGAGCTTATGATGCAGAAGCTGGCAGGAGCCGAAGGCGCCGCGCAGCAAAACGGAAAGACCGTCCGAAGCAGCATTCCCCAAGGGGCCGCTGCCTTTTTGGCGGCGCAAACTCTGGTTATCGCCGCTTCCGTCGACGCTCGCGGGAACGTATGGTGTTCGCTGCTGACCGGCGAACCGGGTTTTATCAAAGCAGCTGACGAGCGTACAGTAACGATTCGTTCCCAACCGGCGAAAAGCGATCCGCTGCTGCAAAATCTGCTGTCGAATCATGAGCTCGGCCTGCTGGTGATTGACCTCGGCAGGAGGAACAGGCTGAGAATAAACGGCAATGGCCGCTTCGATGAAGAACGCCGGCTTGTCGTTACGATCGAGCAAATATACGGCAACTGTCCCAAGTACATTCGGAGAAGGGCCTTGCACCCGCACGGTGTTCTCCGTAGGGAAGAGCATTCGGCGCACCGCAGCTCCCGGCTTGATTCCGAACAGCTGGCCTGCATTCGAAATGCCGACACCTTCTTCATCGGAAGCGTCAGTTCCGAAGGAAAAGCGGACGCCTCCCATCGCGGAGGGCCGCCCGGGTTCATCCGTGCGGAAGGTGACCGCATCCTTATTTTTCCCGATTACTACGGCAATTCGATGTTCAACACGCTCGGAAATATATACAGTGACCCGCACTGCGGCTTGTTATTTATCGATTTCGATCACGGACATACGCTGCAGCTAACCGGTCGTGCCGTTATCGTCTGGGACGAGGAGATGATTTCTCTTTTTCCCGGTGCGGAACGGCTCGTTCGGTTCGAGATGGATGAGGCGCTTTTTACGCAAAACGATACTCCGTTCGGCTGGAGGCTCATTGAAGATTGAAAAACCAAGGAGGCACAAATATGGCGGCAACCAAATATTTAATCGTGATTCAAGCGAATCAAAGCGATGTAGGCAAAGCGGTGCACGGCTTGTTGTATGGGCAAGAGCTGCACGAAGCCGGCTTTGAGGTGGAGATTGTTTTTGACGGACTGGGCACGCAGTGGCCCGACGAATTCAGCAAACCGGAGCATCCGTTCAATTCATTATACAGGGAAGTCTTGAAGGCGGGAATCGTTAAAGGCGGCTGCCAAGCTTGCTCGGCATTTTTCGAGGTGAGCGAAAAGGTAGAGAAAGCCGGCGTCCCGCTGCTGGGATATGAAACGACCGGCGGGCATATCCCGTTTGCTCAATATATGAAGGATGGCTTCACTCCGATTATTCTTTAACAGACCAAGGACAAACGGCATCCCGGAAAAGATCCGGAATGCCGTTTTTGTCCTTTTTTTGCCGATCTACCCGGATAACCGACTTTAACCTCCAACTTCCGAAACCTTCCCCGCATTTAATTTATAAACTTCATGACATAACGTTTCGATATCCGCTTTATGGTGCGAAGTTAATAATACGGTGGCGCCGCGGGCGTTTTCTTTTTTTATAAGCTCGTAGACGTTGCTCACGGAATCCTCGTCCAATCCATTCATCGGTTCGTCGAGTAAAATGAGCTCCGGCTCCTCCATGATAGCTTGGGCGATCGCCAATTTCTGTTTCATCCCGAGCGAATACGCCTTCACTTTCCGCTTATCTTCCGGGTCCAGACCCACTTGGCGAATGGCCGTCTTGATGCGCTCGGGGCCGATCTTCCCTCGAATGTCGGCGAGAAACTTCAAATTATCGTAACCGGAGTATTGCTCCAAAAATCCGGGTTTTTCCAAAATCACGCTGGCGCTTCTCGGAAAAGAGATCGTGCGATGCAGCGTTTCCCCGAAAAGCGATACCTCGCCGGAAGTCGGTATTACAAGTCCTGTTATGATTCGGAATAACATCGATTTCCCCGAACCGTTGTGCCCGACAAACCCGACGATTTTACCTTTTTCAATGGTTAGCGTCACTTCGCTTAATACCTCTCGGCCTTTTATCGATTTGCTTACGTTATTCATTTGAATGGCGATCGCCATGACACTCGGCCCCCTAAAACAAATCTTGCTTTTTAACCCTTCGTTCAATTAAAGCTGTCAACATAATTATGATCAAACATTCGATGGCAAACGTCGTCATCAACAAGTACGGCTGCAAATGGTCTTTCATGGCGTAGTAAAGCGGAATATACGGTGCCACGACCCGCACGCCGGCATAAAACAGAAGACCCACGACAATAACGGCCGCTTCCACTAACGCATAAACCTTGAGCGCAAGCCAAATTAACGCATGGATATACAAGTTCAAGGTCAGGCATATAAAGACGGTTAGCCACCCGGCGTCCCAAATCGGTTGAGCTTTCATTATTAAAGAAGCCGCGAATGTTACGGCGAGACTGCAAAACACATAAAAGACGGTCAGCAGGAACCCCGCCATAAATTTGATCCGCCAATACAGGCGCATATTTTGATAACGAAGCACCTGATAGATCTCAAACATACGAACGTTCGGCTTCCAAACGATTTGCAGCAGCAGCAAGTAACCGAAGCATAGAAATATCCAATAAATCCAGCTCATCGGAAAATTCCGAACTGAGCCGAACATCAGTCCCAAAACCTGGCTTGTCGTCGATCCGGAGGAAATAACCCCGTTTCCCGCAAAAAGCAAAAAATTCAGAACGGGGATGCCGAAGGACAACGAAACGAATTTGAGTAAGTCTTCCCGCAACAATCGGCTTTCCAACAGAAGTAATTTCAATGGCTCTCATCCTTGCCGTAATAATCCTTGCCTTTCATCTGGAACACAATGATGAACGATATCAAACCAATAACAAGAAGCAAGACGCATGCCGCTGTTGAAGGATTGACATTTTGCCCATAAAATATAGACGGGATGATGGCGGCAGTAAATCGATCAAGAACGACCAAAGCAATCAGGATGATAGACGATATAACCTTGCTACTCGCCGCTCCAACCGATAGAAATAATAAGCCGATCGATACGGTGACCAGATAGAACAGCCCCGCGAACACGAGCAGGGAGGGAATTTCAGTAAAAGGTTGATGCAAAACCATGTTGTAAATCAAGGTTCCCGACATGAAAACGACCAGCATGAAGCAGAAAGCATAGAATAGAATGAAACAAATTTCATAACCCGCCATCTCGCCTCTCCGGGTATATCTTCTGATCATTACCCATTCGCCCGGCTGGCTGCTCATTCCGATCATCAGAATGAACAACGGATTGTGAAAAAATTCAAATCGAAGCGACAAAATAAACCGC
The window above is part of the Paenibacillus hamazuiensis genome. Proteins encoded here:
- a CDS encoding helix-turn-helix transcriptional regulator, which translates into the protein MGSHYHQDISLTVLGDAIGLSSSYLSSIFKDITGMSFVDYINSKRIEQAKLLLGSTSLSVADISDRVGFASSNTFIRVFKRHEGITPGQFRQWSETGS
- a CDS encoding LysR family transcriptional regulator, whose translation is MLEMLEGRFLITFLTVMEEGSFSRAAEKLGYVQSTVTSQIQLLEQSCKQKLFHRLPRGVQLTDAGQKLAVFARQFVRLGQSLEEAMGSLDQPRGTVRVRALESFCVTRLSGFLRPFFAEYPEVRLLLETGFQGDTVEQVLSHAVDFGIVPKDPGRDDLVFEPLIEEDMAMVASKQLAELILTKGWEMLDGVQVIGFGQRCVYQTDGNKLLAEMGMRADARLAEFPSMELIRQMVSCGLGVAFVPEIAVERELAEGTVVRLPLPLSQQQRVRLTHGLIRHRDRVLNTPSQVLRSKLLEHFGRPARPYEPVSLH
- a CDS encoding pyridoxamine 5'-phosphate oxidase family protein, which translates into the protein MYHAGELMMQKLAGAEGAAQQNGKTVRSSIPQGAAAFLAAQTLVIAASVDARGNVWCSLLTGEPGFIKAADERTVTIRSQPAKSDPLLQNLLSNHELGLLVIDLGRRNRLRINGNGRFDEERRLVVTIEQIYGNCPKYIRRRALHPHGVLRREEHSAHRSSRLDSEQLACIRNADTFFIGSVSSEGKADASHRGGPPGFIRAEGDRILIFPDYYGNSMFNTLGNIYSDPHCGLLFIDFDHGHTLQLTGRAVIVWDEEMISLFPGAERLVRFEMDEALFTQNDTPFGWRLIED
- a CDS encoding ABC transporter ATP-binding protein, with translation MAIAIQMNNVSKSIKGREVLSEVTLTIEKGKIVGFVGHNGSGKSMLFRIITGLVIPTSGEVSLFGETLHRTISFPRSASVILEKPGFLEQYSGYDNLKFLADIRGKIGPERIKTAIRQVGLDPEDKRKVKAYSLGMKQKLAIAQAIMEEPELILLDEPMNGLDEDSVSNVYELIKKENARGATVLLTSHHKADIETLCHEVYKLNAGKVSEVGG